A region of the Phaseolus vulgaris cultivar G19833 chromosome 11, P. vulgaris v2.0, whole genome shotgun sequence genome:
CCACCACACCAATTGTCCATCAATAGAACAGAATAAGTAAAGTGCGGCACTGTGATTAGTGGGAAAAGACCACAAATtggaaaataattataaaaacatacATAGACAAAGAGAAAAGAGATCATATCAAAATTCCAGTAATGGATGATTGccaaagaagaaaacaaacCTCTGCCGCCTTCCCTTGAAAAACTTTACTAGGAGGAACACCAGTGCGAGTGTACAAACTAATATATTGATTTATCTGAAACCCATTAAAAACACAAGTACGCGGGTAATCCCCAGTTAGGCATTTCatgtatatttaaatttaaaaaatgaatagaTAGAACAGCTTTTATTTTGATGAACAGAACGCCAAAACTAAAATCATATGACTACAATAATAAGCATACTTATATGTGCTTTGTATATtatatgaattaaatttaaaaacattaataatgTAGATGTTTGTTTGCAAGCAGGGAGTTTACTTAGACCTAAATTCATTTTGTGAGATGGTAGCAAAGTCTATCTTAACAAAGTTTGTTGGACATATTTGTTACCCACTATCGATCACTGTCCAAACAAATATTTAGTTCCACACTCAATATATTTAGTCTTCAACAAGAGTTGTGTAGGAGATCTCATGACATTGTTATACCATCATAAACGGCCATATATATTAAGATGCTGACTTTTGCAACAACTACTTTAAAAGTCAAATCATGACTGATATTTAACTAGGTGACGATGTAAAAATCTTAACACATACAACGCACTTGAACTCATTATAAACAGAAAAAACATCATGGCATTGTTGCATACGTTACTCCAACTGCATAAATAAGATGGACCTTAGCATTTCTCTAGAAGTATAAACgataaataatcaaattataccCAACCTTTCTATGGTTATTTGGATGGATTCTATTAGCAGCAACTGGATCAATATCCTTGAGCAGATCATAACCATAGCTTGAACCATCATTTTCGGCAGGGAAACTGTTCTCAGACTGCGTGATGCCTATAAAATTACAAATGCAATAAATGATAAGTATATTTCAATTGAAACAGAGACAAAACATGAAGTAAAAGAAAGCACCAAATACATAACAATATACCAGGTGGGTCACCCAAACAGCTTTCATCCATATCTTCTGCAGAATCATCTAGAAGAAACGGACTCACAAGAGCCTGTAGAGGATAAATTGGCAAAAGTTCAAAATTAATAAGCAGAAATAAgtttaataaacaaataaaatgaagAACACAAGTTACACAACAAGACACAAAGAACGCATGACTCAAAATCCCAACCTGGATATAGTAATTTGTACCTCCAACTACAACAGGCAAACGATTGCGAGCCAATATGTCATCAATaatctgaaaattaaaaaaaaaagagcaaataataaataataaaaataaaagtggaTTCTCTTCGTTCTTCGATTGAGACATACGGGAATAGCGGAATCCCGAAACGCTTTAGCCGTGAATTCCACGTTGGGGCTTACAGTGCCCAAGAGATGATGCGGCACTCCTGCAGCAAATTCGAAACGTGATTTCAGAAACGGAACGAGATTGCGATGGAGAAAAATCAGGTGCGGCAAGGATACTGTGGTACCGTTTTGGTGAGAGAGAGGGAGTTTGTTGGAGAGAACATCGAGGCCGCGGTAGACCTGCATGGAATCAGCGTTGATGACTTCGACAGGGAAGTGAGAAGCTAAATCAACGGCAAGCTTCGACTTTCCGGAAGCTGTGGGTCCCATTATGACAACCACCTTTGGTCGTTCACCATCGGTGGAGTTTGAAGTCACTGTGCTCTCTGACGCCATTGTTAACCTTTCTTTCACTCTACGTTCTTCCCCTAATGTCAGTTTTAGATGTTGGGACAAAATACTCAATTTATTTGGTTTTAGGGTTTCAACAGAAAAATTAGAtttctctatttatttatttatttcataataataataataatctagacagcaattttgattttgttttagtattttttaatcaatttttcaCTTCCTTCGTTAGTTCTTTATGTTTACTTGTACGTTTTAAAGTTCACGGTTTCTTgataaatagttatttttaatgtataataaaaataataatataaaaatgtgaGATATTTGGCATTccaaaagtaataataatagtttagataatttaattttgatataattttctttaaaaatcatAAAGGAATCTTATAAGAgagtttttttaattgtataattacactattatataaaaaatatatttagtaacTTCGGTGTTATTTTGGATAATTTTATCTCttaacaaataaagaaaatatttattaaataaaaaactatttgtttaataaaataaataatttaataatttatttttattttaaaataactaaataatttttctttttaagaataatggttgtataatttttttaatactaactttacaaaattatatatatatatatatatatatttgaaattgtattattatttttaattatttattgatatgataaaaaaataagaaaaataaaactaaactaTATTAACATTCTTTGATATCATGTTTAAATTAGACAATTTtaccttttaataaataaaaaataaactttatttattaaataaaaattatttattaaataaataaaataattgaataatttgtctttatttaaaaaaaaacgaaaaaacttctatttccaaaaataatggttatataacttttttttaataatgtttttacaaaattatatgtcttttttaaattatattttttaattagttattgataaaaaataataaaattataaaattgtatatattttaatgtaatacAAACATAATAATCTGTTTACtgcatttattttttacaaatatctaattataatttctttCTAAAATAACACTAATGTTATCAATGAATTGAAATAGGTTCCCACTCATCAATTGTGACActcttgtttcttttttttcaaaacatgcTCTATGTAACATGAACACACAGTTCCTTTGagcataaaaataattttggcaAATCATTTGAAGTGCAAAAATTCTGGAAGTGTATGTGCAAAATGTTGAGCAATAGAAGAACTCTCTAAACCTTTAACCAGATCTGTCAATtcacaaaaagaaaatagaCCTTTCTGATTGTTCAGTTTGAATATCACATCTCAAATCAAATGACAAGAACTTGTGCAATGTTCAGAATTCAGGTGTCTAATGCACATTTCCTAATCAAAATCTCAAAATACAATGAAATCACAAATTATGTCACATACCATACAACCACATGGTTCTAGTTACATCACACTTTTTTCCAGAAGTAAGGTTACTTGCATTAGCATTAATTTCAGTTTAGGGTATCTACGTTTTTGCTTAACTCCTCCAACTTCTTCATTCTCAACTTCTCACTTTCTGTCACCAGCTGAATAAAGACAGAACAAGACAAGTAAGGACACAAATTTAGAAAGTTTTACACACACTCAAATCATCAAACAAATTCTTACCTCCATTAGTTTGGTAACAAGTTGAGCTTTTTCCTTGTTTTTCTCATTGAAAGCGTCAAGGGCTTCCTTATATTCTCTTTCCTATCATCCCataaaaaagatagaaaaatcAAGTTTAAATCATTTATACTGAGAGAATCCTGATATGTTTACAACCAACAGTGAATTGAATTGTTCCATGTTACAACGGTTAAAAGTACCATTTGACATGTATAGTAAATTTGGCTATTTGTGTAACTAGTATTTGGAGTTCCTGTTTAATACTTATTCTCTTTTTATCTGTCAAACTATTTATGAAAGTAAAGTGGTATCAGCAATGGTGAGTTATGATTGCTTTATGGTTCATATCTCCCTTCAaccctttttctttattttatttttctaggCATAATGATGCAAAAGAAGCTTGCATGAGGAATTTGAAATCTCCCATTGAACCAAATAGATCATTTTCTAAGGGGACATTTTAAACACAATTATTAATAATGAACAGCTTAACCACTAAATAATCATGTCCACTTTGCCTCCCAGTTGATGAGACAATATGGGGCCAAGCAAGCAAGCATGGTTTATTGATTAAATTCTTTTCAGTGCTCAAGTGTTTGTATCAAAAGCTGTGTAAGTAAACCAGATGGGGATCACTTTGCCACCTTAAGTAAATCCTATGGCTTAAGTTAAGAATAGATTTTAGAAATGTCAAAAGCAAAACAACTGGTAAACAGTTGGAAAACCTCACCTTTCTTTGGCAGGTTTGGCCCAGTGGCTTTAACTCTTTGTTCACACTGTCTATCTTCTTTCGAACCATTGCAACTTCCTTCCTCAATGGATCTGTCAGACCCTCAAGCTCCTACAACATCATATTCAGTTTTTTTGAGCAATTACTACTCAACACTGGTGACATGTGAGTAATTGTTTAAGAACAAGGAAAAATAACCAATACACCACACACCACACAGCAATTGCCTTTGAATTTCTGATCATCCTCAATTCTTGCTCAAAGATTTTATGAGAAAATTAAAAGGAAACAAAGTTTCTAATCAGATTGACCTGCTTGGTTTACAAACACGAATAGATTCTATACTTTTTTCCCATACCTTTTATTGGCGTGTT
Encoded here:
- the LOC137818166 gene encoding uncharacterized protein is translated as MATPKQSYEQHQQQTNVQRVRNSGMINVNQSPMRDDKEEEMSRSALAMFRAKEEEIERKKMEVRDKVHAYLGRVEEETKRLAEIREELEGLTDPLRKEVAMVRKKIDSVNKELKPLGQTCQRKEREYKEALDAFNEKNKEKAQLVTKLMELVTESEKLRMKKLEELSKNVDTLN